A part of Bacillus thuringiensis genomic DNA contains:
- the ylbJ gene encoding sporulation integral membrane protein YlbJ, with the protein MYEKWKTAFLTISTLFLTFSLVLHPQAALQASIRGLNIWWEVVFPSLLPFFIIAELLISIGVVKFIGVILEPLMRPLFRVPGIGGFVWAMGMASGFPAGAKLSARLRKSNQLTQIEAERLVSFTNSSNPLFIFGAVSIGFFNNPKLGIVLAAAHYLSNFFVGLLMRFYGNNNISTNDKHTTKKRPFQNPFSILHETRMQEKRPIGKLLGDAIVSSIQTLLMIGGFIILFSVLNKMITVFHITTALSFIMQHILSFFQLTTEFSIPILSGIFEMTLGSQMISQVNETPLLQQAMVTSFILAFSGLSIQAQVASILAETDIRFKPYFFARIIQSILAPIFTFIFWKPFYEKVTSFSPMQKDIPVFLSNHSILHEIWTSFVHYGPIFTLFCLYVYVILLFFRSNKEKPRSL; encoded by the coding sequence CTTCCATTCGAGGGTTAAATATATGGTGGGAAGTTGTATTCCCTTCACTTTTACCGTTTTTCATCATTGCGGAACTTCTAATTAGTATTGGTGTTGTAAAATTTATAGGCGTTATATTAGAACCACTCATGCGACCACTTTTTCGCGTTCCAGGAATAGGCGGATTTGTTTGGGCAATGGGAATGGCTTCAGGATTCCCTGCTGGCGCCAAATTAAGCGCTAGACTGCGTAAAAGTAATCAGCTAACACAAATTGAAGCAGAGCGCCTCGTATCTTTTACAAACTCATCTAATCCACTTTTTATTTTTGGAGCTGTTTCTATCGGTTTTTTCAATAATCCGAAATTAGGAATCGTATTAGCTGCTGCACATTATTTAAGTAACTTTTTCGTCGGGTTATTGATGCGTTTTTACGGCAATAACAACATTTCCACGAATGATAAACATACTACTAAAAAACGTCCTTTTCAAAATCCTTTTTCAATCCTACACGAGACACGCATGCAAGAAAAAAGACCCATAGGAAAATTACTTGGGGACGCTATCGTTTCTTCTATTCAAACGTTACTTATGATTGGTGGATTTATTATTTTATTCTCTGTTTTAAATAAAATGATTACTGTATTCCATATTACAACAGCACTTTCTTTTATTATGCAACATATTTTATCATTCTTCCAACTAACTACAGAATTTAGCATTCCGATATTATCAGGCATTTTTGAAATGACACTCGGAAGCCAAATGATTAGTCAAGTAAATGAAACACCCCTCCTGCAGCAAGCTATGGTAACAAGCTTTATTTTAGCATTTAGCGGCCTTTCTATTCAGGCACAAGTTGCTAGCATATTAGCTGAAACAGATATCCGATTTAAGCCCTATTTTTTCGCACGAATTATTCAAAGTATTCTTGCCCCTATTTTTACTTTTATATTTTGGAAACCATTTTATGAAAAAGTAACCTCTTTTTCACCAATGCAAAAAGATATCCCCGTATTTTTATCGAATCATTCTATACTGCATGAAATTTGGACATCTTTTGTACACTACGGACCGATATTTACATTATTTTGTTTATATGTATATGTTATCTTATTATTTTTTCGTAGCAACAAAGAAAAACCCCGTTCACTTTAA
- the coaD gene encoding pantetheine-phosphate adenylyltransferase: MTSIAISSGSFDPITLGHLDIIKRGAKVFDEVYVVVLNNSSKKPFFSVEERLDLIREATKHIPNVKVDSHSGLLVEYAKMRNANAILRGLRAVSDFEYEMQITSMNRKLDENIETFFIMTNNQYSFLSSSIVKEVARYGGSVVDLVPPVVERALKEKFQTPLK, from the coding sequence ATGACTAGTATAGCGATTTCTTCGGGAAGTTTTGATCCAATTACCCTTGGGCATCTGGATATTATTAAAAGGGGAGCAAAAGTATTTGATGAGGTGTATGTAGTAGTTTTAAACAACTCGTCAAAAAAACCGTTCTTTTCAGTTGAAGAGCGCTTAGATTTAATTCGAGAAGCAACAAAGCATATCCCGAATGTAAAGGTAGATTCACATAGTGGACTATTAGTGGAGTATGCGAAAATGCGTAATGCAAACGCGATTTTACGTGGGCTACGAGCGGTTTCTGATTTTGAATATGAGATGCAAATTACTTCTATGAATCGAAAATTAGATGAAAATATTGAAACCTTTTTTATTATGACAAACAATCAATATTCATTTTTAAGCTCGAGCATTGTGAAAGAAGTTGCGAGATATGGAGGAAGCGTGGTAGATCTTGTACCTCCTGTTGTAGAACGTGCTTTAAAAGAAAAGTTTCAAACCCCGTTAAAGTGA
- the rsmD gene encoding 16S rRNA (guanine(966)-N(2))-methyltransferase RsmD, producing the protein MRVVSGKCKGHPLKAVPGNTTRPTTDKVKESIFNMIGPYFDGGTALDLFGGSGGLGIEAISRGIDKAIFVDRDNKAIKVIHQNLESCRIQEQAEVYRNDAERAVKALIKREISFDLILIDPPYKDQKIVSLISVMDQHGLLHRDGLIMSEHGNDVVLPDSIGRLVKVRAENYGITAISIYKYEGEGTE; encoded by the coding sequence ATGAGAGTAGTTTCAGGAAAATGTAAAGGGCATCCACTTAAAGCGGTGCCAGGTAATACAACACGTCCAACGACAGATAAAGTAAAAGAATCGATTTTTAATATGATAGGCCCTTATTTTGATGGCGGTACAGCTCTTGATTTATTTGGCGGTAGTGGTGGTCTTGGAATCGAGGCTATAAGTAGAGGGATTGATAAAGCAATCTTTGTTGATCGAGATAATAAAGCGATAAAGGTAATCCATCAAAATTTAGAAAGTTGTCGAATACAGGAACAAGCTGAAGTATATCGAAATGATGCAGAACGTGCGGTAAAGGCTCTTATAAAACGTGAAATATCATTCGATCTTATATTAATTGATCCTCCATATAAAGATCAAAAAATTGTATCTTTAATTAGTGTGATGGATCAACACGGATTGTTACATAGAGATGGATTAATTATGTCAGAGCATGGTAATGATGTGGTTCTACCTGATTCTATAGGGAGACTTGTAAAAGTAAGAGCTGAAAATTATGGGATTACAGCAATATCGATTTATAAGTATGAAGGTGAGGGGACGGAATGA
- a CDS encoding DUF7147 family protein has product MIQRFIELGEGYSDLYELLEIAKSNQERITHMLQFETIKNEKKVCSLVVILKPTTTGDFQPLYICREGIPVLENKKSKRVILFEETAEQLGKKVTSFTVKPSTTFPEKELFFNHLIGILRMNNFIPPMK; this is encoded by the coding sequence ATGATTCAACGCTTTATAGAACTCGGAGAAGGCTACTCTGATTTATATGAATTACTTGAAATTGCCAAATCAAATCAAGAACGTATAACACATATGTTACAGTTTGAAACGATTAAAAATGAAAAAAAAGTGTGCTCACTTGTTGTAATATTAAAACCAACTACTACTGGTGATTTCCAACCATTATACATATGTCGTGAAGGCATTCCTGTACTTGAAAATAAAAAAAGTAAACGCGTCATTTTATTTGAAGAAACGGCAGAACAACTAGGAAAAAAAGTGACTAGCTTTACGGTAAAACCATCCACAACTTTCCCAGAAAAAGAACTGTTCTTCAATCATTTAATTGGTATTTTGCGAATGAATAATTTCATTCCTCCAATGAAATAA
- a CDS encoding YlbG family protein, producing the protein MFGQRQSMIVYLHSLKHAKILRKYGNIHYISKRLKYAVVYCDMEQIEHMMQKLNKLPFVKKIEQSYRPYLKTEFENSRPDRAKEYDYS; encoded by the coding sequence ATGTTCGGGCAACGACAAAGTATGATTGTTTATTTACATTCATTGAAACATGCCAAGATTTTAAGGAAATATGGTAACATACATTACATATCAAAACGCTTAAAATACGCAGTAGTATATTGTGATATGGAACAAATTGAGCATATGATGCAAAAGTTGAACAAACTTCCTTTTGTGAAAAAGATAGAACAGTCGTACCGCCCGTATTTAAAAACGGAATTTGAAAATTCACGTCCTGATCGGGCAAAAGAATACGATTATAGTTAA
- a CDS encoding YlbF family regulator, translating into MIVATLESVLILDKAEQLAKAIICSDIAEDYRKCYKELHEDMEVQTLIQQFTAMKERYEEVQRFGKYHPDYTFVSTKMRELKRAIDLHDKIAAFKRVETALQKLLDEVSVAIGSEVSSSIKVPTGNPFFDAGGCGGGCGTGGGCGCKTG; encoded by the coding sequence ATGATTGTAGCGACGCTGGAAAGCGTATTGATATTAGATAAGGCAGAGCAGCTTGCAAAAGCGATCATCTGTTCAGATATAGCAGAAGATTATCGTAAGTGTTATAAAGAATTGCATGAAGATATGGAAGTTCAGACGTTAATTCAGCAATTTACAGCGATGAAAGAACGATATGAAGAAGTGCAACGTTTCGGTAAATACCATCCTGATTATACTTTCGTTTCGACGAAAATGAGGGAGTTAAAGCGTGCTATAGACTTACATGATAAGATTGCAGCTTTTAAACGAGTAGAAACAGCTTTGCAAAAGTTGTTAGATGAAGTTAGTGTCGCAATCGGTTCTGAGGTTTCTTCTTCCATCAAAGTCCCAACAGGAAATCCATTTTTTGATGCTGGTGGCTGTGGTGGCGGTTGTGGTACCGGCGGAGGTTGTGGCTGTAAAACGGGGTAA
- a CDS encoding histidine phosphatase family protein: protein MTEICLVRHGQTDWNFQEIIQGREDIPLNEVGKKQASQSAVALQAEAWDVIISSPLIRAHETAKEIAGATGLQSILLDERFVERNFGEASGKPVATVRELIAEGKVEGMEQDEEIVTRCFAAVKDVAETHSGKRIIIVAHSHAIKAILHAIAPEDISFKTPLKNACISYVKENGGKWDVLKYNIAEHINV from the coding sequence ATGACGGAAATTTGTTTAGTACGACATGGACAAACTGATTGGAATTTTCAAGAGATTATTCAGGGACGTGAAGATATTCCCCTTAATGAAGTGGGAAAGAAGCAAGCAAGTCAAAGTGCAGTTGCTTTGCAAGCGGAAGCATGGGATGTAATTATAAGTAGCCCATTAATTAGAGCGCACGAAACAGCTAAGGAAATTGCAGGGGCTACAGGATTGCAATCGATTTTATTAGATGAGCGATTTGTTGAACGTAATTTTGGTGAAGCTTCTGGGAAACCGGTTGCGACTGTTAGGGAGCTAATTGCAGAAGGTAAAGTAGAAGGTATGGAGCAAGATGAAGAGATTGTAACTCGTTGTTTTGCTGCTGTAAAAGATGTTGCAGAAACTCATTCTGGCAAACGTATTATCATTGTAGCTCATTCACATGCGATAAAAGCAATTTTACATGCAATTGCACCGGAAGATATTTCGTTTAAGACACCATTAAAAAATGCATGTATTAGTTATGTGAAAGAAAATGGTGGGAAATGGGATGTTCTGAAATATAATATTGCGGAACATATTAATGTATAA
- a CDS encoding YlbE-like family protein, with the protein MRAEIMEFIKADEDLSRYIREQPYWYRKLTRNPEEKEAFELAAMQHFKKTIPDKVEKFQNQLAVASIMIDMFQYMKQQNTT; encoded by the coding sequence ATGAGAGCAGAAATTATGGAGTTTATAAAGGCTGATGAGGATTTATCTCGCTATATTAGGGAGCAACCGTATTGGTATAGAAAACTAACGCGAAACCCTGAAGAAAAAGAGGCATTTGAGTTAGCGGCTATGCAACATTTCAAAAAAACGATACCAGATAAAGTTGAGAAATTTCAAAACCAATTGGCAGTTGCCTCCATTATGATCGATATGTTTCAGTATATGAAGCAGCAAAATACAACATAA
- a CDS encoding YlbD family protein gives MPTTKGPLHPSVQQFKEFVNHHPKMVHEVRSGHKTWQQFYEEWYLLGEEDPIWATFRPDGAPAFSSVKENKQEKEKDIRTEEEKTADVMGQMLSFFKKLDVEQMQHHLANVTSAIGSVQQVFQQFQGKPARQEESTSENNPFFFQKD, from the coding sequence ATGCCAACAACAAAAGGGCCGTTACATCCATCGGTTCAACAGTTTAAAGAGTTTGTAAACCATCACCCTAAAATGGTTCATGAGGTTAGAAGTGGTCACAAAACTTGGCAACAGTTTTATGAAGAATGGTACTTACTTGGTGAAGAAGATCCAATATGGGCAACTTTTAGACCTGATGGAGCGCCAGCTTTTTCTTCGGTAAAAGAAAATAAACAAGAAAAAGAAAAAGATATTCGAACTGAAGAGGAAAAAACTGCTGATGTGATGGGACAAATGCTTTCTTTCTTTAAAAAGCTAGATGTGGAACAGATGCAACACCATTTAGCTAATGTGACGAGTGCTATTGGTAGTGTGCAACAAGTTTTTCAACAATTTCAAGGGAAGCCCGCGCGGCAAGAAGAAAGTACTTCCGAAAATAATCCATTTTTCTTTCAGAAGGATTAG
- a CDS encoding CAP domain-containing protein, whose amino-acid sequence MKKLLRIVMITFLILAVDLYGKLLVSQYILTPSQSKQENKIVKKKKQVNEDSSDTVLNMIGGDSENLLAKWGEPSRIEPSAYGYEWWVYNQDLTQYVQFGVAERKVVTAYVAGEQVKVPPYYINEKYEEVYKKNPLSHEISLKRGKNSYQFELSDTEVMEQPLIPVEDGWAQLYFDHFTHELVGVRYMDDETLLRQRPYQLVYSGELLAEQPLTPDKMKQIENGNMQQIFDLTNIIRSRHKLPLLAWDQQTADVAIGHSKDMKDNNYFSHDSPTLGTLGDRLQRGKVGFQLAGENIAAQHSDGIAAVQGWLNSEGHRKNVLNEQFTGLGVGVYDKFYTQNFIRK is encoded by the coding sequence TTGAAGAAATTATTGCGTATCGTAATGATTACATTTTTAATTTTAGCTGTTGATTTATACGGGAAATTACTCGTTTCACAATATATATTAACCCCATCTCAATCAAAGCAAGAAAATAAAATTGTGAAAAAGAAAAAACAAGTAAATGAAGACTCTTCCGATACTGTTTTAAATATGATTGGTGGGGACTCTGAAAATTTATTAGCAAAATGGGGCGAACCATCTCGAATAGAGCCATCTGCTTACGGATATGAATGGTGGGTATACAATCAAGATTTAACTCAGTATGTGCAATTTGGGGTTGCGGAACGAAAAGTTGTAACGGCGTATGTTGCTGGAGAGCAAGTTAAGGTGCCGCCTTATTATATAAATGAAAAGTATGAAGAAGTGTATAAAAAGAATCCACTCTCGCATGAGATTTCGTTGAAAAGAGGGAAAAATAGTTATCAATTTGAGTTATCTGACACGGAAGTGATGGAACAACCATTAATACCTGTAGAAGATGGCTGGGCACAATTATATTTTGATCATTTTACACATGAGCTTGTTGGTGTTCGTTATATGGATGATGAAACCTTATTACGCCAAAGACCGTATCAGCTTGTTTATTCAGGTGAATTACTAGCTGAACAACCATTGACTCCAGATAAAATGAAACAAATAGAGAATGGGAATATGCAACAAATTTTTGATTTAACAAATATTATTCGAAGTCGCCATAAGTTACCGCTGTTAGCTTGGGATCAACAAACAGCAGATGTGGCTATAGGGCATAGTAAAGATATGAAGGATAATAATTACTTTTCACACGATTCACCTACACTAGGTACGTTAGGAGATCGTTTACAGCGCGGGAAAGTAGGGTTTCAACTTGCTGGTGAGAACATAGCGGCGCAACATAGTGATGGAATTGCGGCGGTGCAAGGTTGGTTAAATAGTGAAGGGCATAGAAAGAATGTATTAAATGAACAATTTACAGGATTAGGTGTTGGGGTATACGATAAGTTTTATACACAAAACTTTATTCGAAAATAA
- a CDS encoding YugN family protein has translation MQFTNTKFNGAVVDLTLLTEIMEKNHFVLAGQWDYERVTYDYKFEILNDIYYLRVQGLAVEGDVGSRHAEIKLLPPLLGKHYYPHGVEYGDGETFPTNVLQKSEQLLQNIEKELKEFQIIE, from the coding sequence ATGCAATTTACAAATACGAAATTTAATGGGGCAGTCGTTGATTTAACACTATTAACAGAGATTATGGAAAAGAACCATTTCGTACTTGCTGGACAGTGGGATTATGAACGAGTTACATACGATTATAAATTTGAAATATTAAATGATATTTATTATTTGCGCGTACAAGGTTTGGCTGTTGAAGGTGATGTTGGTAGCAGACACGCTGAAATAAAGCTACTTCCTCCCTTATTAGGAAAACATTATTATCCTCACGGCGTTGAATATGGTGATGGTGAAACGTTCCCAACGAATGTACTTCAAAAAAGCGAACAACTCCTACAAAATATCGAAAAAGAGTTAAAAGAATTCCAAATCATTGAATAA
- the ctaG gene encoding cytochrome c oxidase assembly factor CtaG, whose amino-acid sequence MSNLWIFGFQALWSPIFLLFMLSILIGYFLIIGPYRMRFEHATKVSKKQIFYFTTGIVLLYFVKGGPIDLIGHIIFSAHMFEMAVMYIAVPPLLLLGIPTWLYRYITSFKFVQIILKIFAKPLIALFVFNGLFSFYHLPVVFDTVKQSQIAHPICLAILFFTAIMMWWPMLNPLPEYQTLSDIKKLGYMFANGILLTPACALIIFATAPLFATYTDPAAWMKAMELCVPAGTLSDLNITGPEFLHWMPVVQDQQTGGIIMKIVQEIVYGTIIGYVFFRWARREREKDKEQLQQLPPYLQTK is encoded by the coding sequence ATGAGTAACTTGTGGATATTTGGTTTTCAAGCTCTATGGAGTCCAATTTTTTTATTATTTATGCTTTCGATTCTTATTGGGTACTTTTTAATTATTGGGCCATATAGAATGCGATTTGAACATGCGACGAAGGTAAGTAAGAAGCAAATTTTTTATTTTACGACCGGGATTGTTCTTTTGTACTTTGTAAAGGGAGGGCCTATTGATTTAATTGGTCATATTATATTTAGTGCACATATGTTTGAAATGGCAGTCATGTATATTGCAGTTCCACCGTTATTGTTGCTTGGTATACCAACTTGGTTATATCGTTATATTACTTCTTTTAAGTTCGTTCAAATTATATTAAAGATATTTGCTAAGCCACTTATTGCATTGTTTGTATTTAATGGCCTGTTTTCTTTTTATCATTTACCAGTTGTTTTTGATACAGTAAAACAAAGTCAAATTGCTCATCCTATTTGTCTCGCTATATTGTTCTTTACGGCAATCATGATGTGGTGGCCGATGCTAAATCCATTACCAGAATATCAAACGTTAAGTGATATAAAGAAACTTGGTTATATGTTTGCTAACGGAATATTATTAACGCCAGCTTGTGCGTTAATCATTTTTGCGACTGCACCGTTATTCGCAACGTATACGGATCCGGCTGCTTGGATGAAGGCGATGGAACTTTGTGTACCAGCGGGAACTTTATCAGATTTAAATATAACGGGACCAGAATTTTTACACTGGATGCCAGTCGTACAAGACCAACAAACAGGCGGCATTATTATGAAAATTGTCCAGGAAATAGTGTATGGCACAATTATAGGCTATGTATTCTTTCGATGGGCGCGTCGAGAGCGTGAAAAGGATAAAGAGCAGTTGCAACAATTGCCGCCGTATTTACAAACGAAATAA
- the ctaF gene encoding cytochrome c oxidase subunit IVB, translating into MAIKQTNNPKVDLVYRKRKSAEEMKHQVITFALMIFLTFVAFVAVAYPKTFSPTFSVPFILLLAVVQVIFQLYYFMHMSHKGHEAASFFLYSGLLIGLITILAFMTIVWI; encoded by the coding sequence ATGGCGATAAAGCAAACGAATAATCCTAAAGTTGATCTTGTTTATCGGAAGAGAAAAAGTGCGGAGGAAATGAAGCATCAAGTTATTACGTTTGCATTAATGATTTTTTTAACATTTGTTGCATTTGTAGCAGTAGCATATCCGAAAACTTTTAGTCCGACTTTCTCAGTACCATTTATTTTACTATTAGCAGTGGTACAAGTGATTTTTCAATTGTATTATTTTATGCATATGAGTCATAAAGGGCATGAAGCGGCAAGTTTCTTTCTTTATTCCGGTCTGTTAATCGGGTTAATTACAATTTTAGCTTTTATGACAATTGTGTGGATTTGA
- the ctaE gene encoding cytochrome c oxidase subunit III, translating into MHVDEKLTNETFPAEPEKATLEGKNKFVGFWLFLGGETVLFASLFGTYLALKNSTNGGPTSQEMFQMPLVFIMTMLLLTSSLTSVYAMYHMKNFNFKKMQLWLLVTVLLGLGFLAFEIYEFYHYTHEFKHTMRSSAFGSAFYALVGTHGLHVLFGLCWILTLIFRNAKRGLNLYNAPKFYVASIYWHFIDVVWVFIFTVVYLMGMVG; encoded by the coding sequence ATGCATGTAGATGAAAAATTAACGAATGAAACATTTCCAGCAGAGCCTGAAAAAGCAACCCTTGAGGGGAAAAATAAGTTTGTCGGTTTTTGGTTATTTCTTGGAGGCGAAACAGTACTGTTCGCTTCCTTGTTTGGCACATATTTAGCGTTAAAGAATTCTACAAATGGTGGACCAACATCTCAAGAGATGTTCCAAATGCCACTCGTTTTCATTATGACGATGCTTTTATTAACGAGTAGCTTAACGAGCGTATATGCGATGTATCATATGAAAAACTTTAACTTTAAAAAAATGCAACTTTGGCTACTAGTAACAGTGTTGCTAGGTTTAGGGTTTTTAGCATTTGAGATATATGAGTTTTATCATTATACGCATGAATTTAAGCATACTATGAGAAGTAGTGCGTTTGGTTCCGCGTTTTATGCTCTTGTTGGTACACATGGACTCCACGTATTGTTTGGATTGTGTTGGATTTTAACATTAATCTTTAGAAATGCGAAGAGAGGTCTAAATTTATACAATGCACCGAAGTTTTATGTTGCATCAATTTATTGGCACTTTATTGACGTAGTTTGGGTGTTTATTTTCACTGTAGTATATTTAATGGGAATGGTGGGATAA
- the ctaD gene encoding cytochrome c oxidase subunit I, giving the protein MGAVIWDYLTTVDHKKIAILYLIAGGLFFVIGGIEALFIRLQLAIPNNAFLVGDAYNQVLTMHGTTMIFLAAMPLVFAFMNAAVPLQIGARDVAFPFLNSLGFWLFFFGGVFLNLSWFLGGAPDAGWTSYASLALASKGHGVDFYVLGLQISGIGTLIGGINFLVTIINMRAPGMTYMRMPMFTWTTFVTSSLILFAFPPLTVGLGLLMLDRLFGTSFFNPALGGNTIIWEHLFWIFGHPEVYILILPAFGIFSEIFATFSKKRLFGYSSMVFATVLIGFLGFMVWAHHMFTVGLGPVANAIFSVATMAIAVPTGIKIFNWLFTMWGGSIRFTTPMMWAVAFIPSFVMGGVTGVMLASAPADYQFHDNYFVVAHFHYVIVGGVVFGLLAGAHYYWPLMFNKVLNETLGKITFWLFFIGFHLTFFIQHFLGLIGMPRRYYTYLEGQGLEMGNMISSIGAVFMALGTIVLLFNVIKTTVSKEKAGRDPWDARTLEWTMPAPTPEYNFKQLPFVRGLDPFWIEKREGNKEMTAAEPVGDIHMPNPSFSPFIISLGLFIAAFGAMYMQGGKDKFWLLVAIIGLIITFGTMFLRSVIDDHGYHIHKEDLEDKGGKA; this is encoded by the coding sequence ATGGGTGCTGTCATATGGGATTATTTAACGACAGTAGACCATAAAAAGATTGCCATTCTCTATTTAATTGCAGGTGGATTGTTTTTTGTAATAGGCGGAATAGAGGCTCTATTTATTCGCCTTCAATTAGCGATTCCTAACAATGCTTTTCTTGTTGGGGATGCTTATAATCAAGTATTAACGATGCACGGTACAACAATGATTTTCCTCGCAGCTATGCCACTCGTGTTTGCATTTATGAACGCCGCTGTACCACTTCAAATTGGTGCACGCGATGTAGCGTTCCCGTTTTTGAATTCACTCGGATTTTGGTTGTTTTTCTTTGGTGGAGTATTTTTAAATTTAAGTTGGTTTTTAGGTGGAGCACCTGATGCAGGATGGACATCTTATGCATCTTTAGCTTTAGCCTCTAAAGGCCATGGTGTTGATTTTTATGTACTCGGCTTGCAAATCTCCGGTATTGGTACATTAATTGGAGGTATTAACTTCCTTGTAACCATTATTAATATGCGTGCGCCAGGGATGACGTATATGCGTATGCCGATGTTTACATGGACGACATTTGTAACATCTTCGCTAATATTATTCGCTTTTCCGCCGTTAACTGTAGGATTAGGACTTTTAATGTTAGATCGTTTATTTGGAACAAGTTTCTTTAATCCAGCATTGGGCGGGAATACAATTATATGGGAGCATTTATTCTGGATTTTCGGTCATCCAGAAGTATACATTCTTATACTCCCAGCTTTCGGAATATTCTCAGAAATCTTCGCGACATTTTCGAAAAAGCGATTATTTGGTTATTCATCGATGGTGTTTGCGACAGTATTAATTGGATTCTTAGGATTTATGGTATGGGCGCATCATATGTTTACTGTTGGGCTTGGTCCAGTTGCAAATGCTATTTTCTCAGTTGCAACAATGGCGATTGCGGTTCCGACCGGTATTAAAATATTCAATTGGCTCTTTACGATGTGGGGCGGAAGTATTCGTTTTACGACACCGATGATGTGGGCAGTAGCTTTCATTCCATCATTCGTAATGGGAGGAGTTACAGGTGTTATGCTAGCATCTGCGCCTGCTGATTATCAATTTCATGACAACTATTTCGTAGTAGCGCACTTTCATTATGTAATTGTCGGCGGTGTGGTATTTGGTTTACTTGCAGGAGCTCATTATTATTGGCCACTGATGTTTAATAAAGTATTGAATGAAACGTTAGGAAAGATAACATTTTGGCTATTCTTTATCGGTTTCCATTTAACGTTCTTTATTCAGCATTTCCTTGGATTGATTGGTATGCCGCGTCGTTACTACACATATCTTGAAGGTCAAGGGTTGGAAATGGGGAATATGATTAGTTCTATTGGAGCGGTATTTATGGCTCTTGGAACGATTGTTCTTCTATTCAATGTAATCAAAACAACAGTATCAAAAGAAAAGGCTGGTCGTGATCCATGGGATGCACGTACATTAGAATGGACAATGCCAGCACCTACACCGGAATATAACTTTAAACAATTGCCATTTGTTCGCGGATTAGATCCGTTTTGGATTGAAAAACGTGAAGGGAATAAAGAGATGACCGCGGCGGAACCAGTTGGTGATATTCATATGCCAAATCCATCGTTTTCACCATTTATCATTTCTTTAGGATTGTTTATAGCGGCATTCGGTGCAATGTATATGCAGGGTGGAAAAGATAAGTTTTGGTTATTAGTAGCAATTATTGGTTTAATCATTACGTTCGGCACAATGTTCCTACGTTCAGTAATCGATGATCATGGATATCATATTCATAAGGAAGATTTAGAAGATAAGGGGGGCAAGGCATAA